The Leifsonia williamsii genome includes a region encoding these proteins:
- a CDS encoding NAD(P)-dependent alcohol dehydrogenase, with protein sequence MTTMRAVTQDVYGPPSALHVEQVPIPAPADDEVLVRVETAGIDAGTWHLTTGRPYLMRAIGLGFRGPKARIRGMAFAGVVEGTGERVLGSADGALAEYVAVKASDLVARPDDLGAVEAAALPISGVTALQAVRAAGIREGDRVLVLGAAGGVGHFAVQLATAQGGRVTGVCSGAKADLVRELGAEEVVDYTTTDVLALGRIWDVIIDTAGNRPLGALRRILSPTGSLVIVGGEAAGPLTGGIGRTAAAGLLNAVSTQHLVGLVSTENADDERELVSLWAQGAVRPVIDTVYPLEHTADAVEHIGAGRARGKVVVTL encoded by the coding sequence ATGACGACGATGCGAGCGGTGACGCAAGACGTGTACGGCCCGCCGAGCGCGCTGCACGTCGAGCAGGTGCCGATCCCGGCACCCGCCGATGATGAGGTGCTGGTCCGGGTGGAGACCGCCGGCATCGACGCGGGCACCTGGCACCTCACGACGGGTCGCCCCTACCTGATGCGCGCCATCGGTCTCGGGTTCCGCGGCCCGAAGGCGCGCATCCGCGGCATGGCTTTCGCCGGCGTGGTGGAGGGGACCGGTGAGCGCGTCCTCGGCTCGGCCGACGGCGCGCTCGCCGAATACGTCGCCGTGAAGGCGTCCGACCTGGTGGCGCGCCCCGACGATCTCGGCGCGGTGGAGGCCGCGGCCCTGCCGATCTCCGGCGTGACGGCCCTGCAGGCGGTCCGGGCCGCCGGCATCCGCGAGGGCGACCGGGTGCTGGTGCTCGGAGCGGCGGGAGGCGTCGGCCACTTCGCCGTGCAGCTGGCGACCGCGCAGGGCGGCCGGGTGACGGGCGTGTGCAGCGGCGCGAAGGCCGACCTCGTCCGTGAGCTCGGCGCCGAGGAGGTCGTCGACTACACGACGACCGACGTGCTCGCCCTCGGCCGCATCTGGGACGTCATCATCGACACGGCCGGCAATCGCCCGCTCGGCGCGCTCCGCCGCATCCTGTCTCCGACGGGGTCCCTGGTGATCGTCGGTGGGGAGGCCGCGGGACCGCTCACCGGCGGCATCGGCCGCACGGCGGCCGCGGGCCTCCTCAACGCCGTCAGCACGCAGCATCTCGTCGGCCTCGTCTCGACCGAGAACGCCGACGACGAGCGCGAGCTCGTCTCGCTCTGGGCGCAGGGAGCCGTCCGCCCGGTCATCGACACGGTCTATCCGCTGGAGCACACCGCGGACGCCGTGGAGCACATCGGCGCCGGCCGCGCTCGCGGCAAGGTGGTCGTCACCCTCTGA
- a CDS encoding helix-turn-helix transcriptional regulator, with amino-acid sequence MVKPTRVTNSIRALRFGADEMTQAELADRVGVTRQTIIAIEQGRYSPSLELAFQIARVFGVPLDDVFAYPETTES; translated from the coding sequence GTGGTGAAGCCGACGCGGGTGACCAACTCCATCCGGGCGCTGCGGTTCGGCGCCGACGAGATGACGCAGGCCGAGCTCGCCGACCGCGTCGGCGTGACCCGGCAGACCATCATCGCCATCGAGCAGGGCCGCTATTCGCCGTCGCTCGAGCTGGCGTTCCAGATCGCGCGGGTGTTCGGGGTCCCGCTCGACGACGTGTTCGCGTACCCCGAGACGACCGAGAGCTGA
- a CDS encoding ExeM/NucH family extracellular endonuclease produces the protein MSTRLGRLWRVATATIVGAGLAAAPIVAAPALASTDGTGVVINEAYLSGGSAGAAYTNKFVELYNPGDAAVDLGGWSVQYRSATGTGAANGVVPLSGSIAAKGYYLVAGGSNGTNGQALPTPDAAANGLNPSGTTGTLILAKKATALTLPTGSVTGNADVADLLGYGTSNTFETAKATAPTANSDVKSLNRTSFKDADDNSADFSLNATITPQNSSSTGGDPGTDPGEGTDPGNGGDPGPPAGAITIAELQGTGDASPKAGQTVTTAGIVTAQYATGGFNGFYLQTPGTGGAVDLATHTASDAVFVYGSSSAAAVKTGDYVQVTGAVSEFNGLTELTATKVDQLDKSTVAAPTPATVGLPATDAQREGLEGMLLAPQGAFTVTDTYSTNQYGEVGLAAGDKPLVQPTEVARPGTPEYAAAVADVKARGVILDDGGSTNFLGSAANKAKPLPYVSLQNPVRVGEPVTFTKPVILDYRNDAWKFQPVAELTPADAADVQPVTFGNTRTAAPENVGGDLRLATFNVLNYFTTTGDQLSGCTYYTDRAGEKVTVNSGCDARGAADADDLKRQQDKIVAAINGLGADVVSLEEIENSARFGKDRDDALSKLVAALNAAAGSEVWAYVKSPSKLPATEDVIRTAFIYKKATAEPVGDAKILDDAAFSNARQPLAQAFKKVGAGDSSTFIAIVNHFKSKGSGSGADADQGDGQGASNASRVAQAKALVAFSDERQKTLGTDKVLLIGDFNAYLKEDPITVLTDAGYVDQVSTRTSKYTYSFDGTVGSLDHVLASPAMNRTITGADVWNINSGESIALEYSRYNYNVTNFYAADPYRSSDHDPIVVGLGLKAAPVTLNLLNINDFHGRIDSNTVKFAGTIEKLRAEGGEGNTLFLSDGDNIGASLFASASAGDIPTLDVLNALGLKTSSVGNHEFDKGFADLTGRVEDAADVSYLGANVYKKGTKDPALPEYAVFTVDGLKVGVIGAVTQETPTLVSPGGIADLDFGDPVEAVNRVAGELTDGDPANGEADVLVAEYHEGAGAGTPDGATLEQEVAAGGAFADIVTKTSNKVAAIFTGHTHKQYAWDAPVPGVDGATRPVVQTGSYGENIGQVQLTVDPDTDTVTAHTARNVARTTDADDALVAAYPRVAQVKTIVDKALADAAVIGNQKVGSVTADITTAYANGLRDDRASQSTLGGLVADSLLDTLKPAELGGAEIGVVNPGGLRAELLYGTDGSITYAQANAVLPFVNNLWTTTLTGAQFKQALEQQWQRNADGTVPSRPFLALGLSKNVNYTFDETRPEGDRITSILVNGQPIDPAKSYRIGSFSFLLQGGDNFRAFVGSDTRDSGLIDRDAWIGYLQQHSPVSPDFAKRGVGVTGVPTGTLQRGQQVSFQVKGLNLTSLGSPANTALELTWAGSSASLGTAAVDATGNATVTFTVPADAAGASSLVLRATPTGTTVQVPLTVAAAEPGDPKPTKDPKAAKESALKKALEGLVSTDKATYKPGEQISITVGKKLAGQWVSVWAYSQPQNIGGGWVQVPASGVLTLTLPKDIGNGNHKLSVQDAQNDVLGWTTIKVKADNGHGSGNGLIDWIVDVIGGILGWLFGH, from the coding sequence ATGTCAACCAGACTGGGGAGGCTGTGGCGCGTCGCCACCGCCACCATCGTCGGCGCCGGCCTGGCCGCCGCCCCGATCGTCGCGGCCCCTGCGCTCGCGAGCACCGACGGCACCGGTGTCGTCATCAACGAGGCCTACCTCTCCGGCGGCAGCGCCGGCGCGGCCTACACGAACAAGTTCGTCGAGCTGTACAACCCGGGCGACGCCGCCGTCGACCTGGGCGGCTGGAGCGTGCAGTACCGCTCCGCGACCGGCACGGGCGCCGCGAACGGCGTCGTCCCGCTCTCCGGCTCGATCGCCGCCAAGGGCTACTACCTGGTGGCAGGAGGCTCCAACGGCACGAACGGCCAGGCCCTCCCGACGCCTGACGCCGCGGCGAACGGCCTCAACCCGAGCGGCACCACCGGCACGCTCATCCTGGCGAAGAAGGCCACGGCGCTCACCCTGCCCACCGGCTCGGTGACCGGCAACGCCGACGTCGCCGACCTCCTCGGCTACGGCACCTCCAACACCTTCGAGACCGCCAAGGCGACCGCCCCCACGGCCAACAGCGACGTGAAGTCGCTGAACCGCACCTCCTTCAAGGACGCGGACGACAACAGCGCCGACTTCTCCCTGAACGCCACCATCACGCCGCAGAACTCGTCGTCGACCGGCGGCGACCCCGGCACCGACCCGGGCGAGGGCACCGACCCCGGCAACGGCGGCGACCCGGGTCCCCCGGCCGGCGCGATCACGATCGCCGAGCTGCAGGGCACCGGCGACGCCAGCCCCAAGGCGGGCCAGACGGTCACGACCGCCGGCATCGTCACCGCGCAGTACGCGACGGGCGGCTTCAACGGCTTCTACCTCCAGACCCCCGGCACCGGAGGCGCTGTCGACCTGGCGACGCACACCGCGTCCGACGCGGTCTTCGTGTACGGCTCCTCCTCCGCCGCCGCGGTGAAGACCGGCGACTACGTGCAAGTCACCGGCGCGGTCAGCGAGTTCAACGGCCTCACCGAGCTCACCGCCACGAAGGTCGACCAGCTCGACAAGAGCACGGTCGCCGCTCCCACGCCCGCCACGGTCGGCCTCCCGGCCACCGACGCGCAGCGCGAGGGCCTCGAGGGCATGCTGCTCGCCCCGCAGGGCGCGTTCACCGTCACCGACACGTACTCGACCAACCAGTACGGCGAGGTGGGCCTCGCCGCCGGCGACAAGCCGCTCGTGCAGCCGACCGAGGTCGCGCGCCCCGGCACGCCCGAGTACGCGGCGGCCGTGGCCGATGTGAAGGCCCGCGGCGTCATCCTCGATGACGGCGGCTCGACCAACTTCCTCGGCAGCGCGGCGAACAAGGCCAAGCCGCTGCCGTATGTGTCGCTGCAGAACCCAGTACGCGTCGGCGAGCCGGTCACCTTCACCAAGCCGGTCATCCTCGACTACCGCAACGACGCCTGGAAGTTCCAGCCCGTCGCCGAGCTGACCCCGGCCGACGCGGCCGACGTGCAGCCCGTCACCTTCGGCAACACCCGCACCGCGGCGCCGGAGAACGTGGGCGGAGACCTGCGCCTGGCCACGTTCAACGTGTTGAACTACTTCACCACGACCGGCGACCAGCTGAGCGGCTGCACCTACTACACCGACCGCGCCGGCGAGAAGGTCACCGTCAACTCCGGCTGCGACGCCCGCGGCGCCGCCGACGCCGACGACCTCAAGCGCCAGCAGGACAAGATCGTCGCGGCCATCAACGGCCTCGGCGCCGACGTCGTCTCGCTCGAGGAGATCGAGAACTCGGCCCGGTTCGGCAAGGACCGCGACGACGCGCTCTCGAAGCTCGTCGCCGCACTCAACGCCGCCGCCGGCAGCGAGGTCTGGGCGTACGTGAAGTCGCCGTCGAAGCTCCCCGCCACCGAGGATGTCATCCGCACCGCCTTCATCTACAAGAAGGCGACCGCCGAGCCGGTCGGCGACGCCAAGATCCTCGACGACGCCGCGTTCTCGAACGCGCGCCAGCCGCTCGCGCAGGCCTTCAAGAAGGTCGGCGCCGGCGACTCCTCGACGTTCATCGCGATCGTCAACCACTTCAAGTCGAAGGGCTCGGGCAGCGGGGCCGACGCCGACCAGGGCGACGGCCAGGGCGCCTCCAACGCCTCCCGCGTCGCCCAGGCCAAGGCTCTGGTCGCGTTCTCGGACGAGCGGCAGAAGACGCTGGGCACCGACAAGGTGCTGCTGATCGGCGACTTCAACGCCTACCTCAAGGAGGACCCGATCACGGTCCTCACCGACGCCGGCTACGTCGACCAGGTGAGCACCCGCACGAGCAAGTACACCTACTCGTTCGACGGCACGGTCGGCTCGCTCGACCACGTGCTCGCCTCGCCCGCGATGAACAGGACCATCACCGGCGCGGACGTGTGGAACATCAACTCGGGCGAGTCCATCGCGCTGGAGTACAGCCGGTACAACTACAACGTCACGAACTTCTACGCGGCCGACCCGTACCGGTCGAGCGACCACGACCCGATCGTCGTGGGCCTCGGCCTGAAGGCGGCGCCCGTGACGCTGAACCTGCTGAACATCAACGACTTCCACGGTCGCATCGACAGCAACACCGTGAAGTTCGCGGGCACGATCGAGAAGCTGCGCGCCGAGGGCGGCGAGGGCAACACCCTCTTCCTCTCGGACGGCGACAACATCGGCGCCTCCCTGTTCGCCTCGGCCTCGGCCGGCGACATCCCGACGCTCGACGTGCTGAACGCGCTCGGCCTGAAGACGAGCTCGGTGGGCAACCACGAGTTCGACAAGGGCTTCGCCGACCTGACCGGCCGGGTGGAAGACGCGGCCGACGTCAGCTACCTCGGCGCGAACGTCTACAAGAAGGGCACGAAGGACCCGGCCCTGCCCGAGTACGCCGTGTTCACGGTCGACGGCCTGAAGGTCGGCGTCATCGGCGCCGTCACGCAGGAGACCCCGACCCTGGTCTCGCCGGGCGGCATCGCCGACCTCGACTTCGGCGACCCGGTGGAGGCGGTCAACCGCGTCGCGGGCGAGCTCACCGACGGCGACCCCGCCAACGGCGAGGCCGACGTGCTGGTGGCCGAGTACCACGAGGGCGCCGGAGCCGGCACGCCGGACGGCGCGACCCTCGAGCAGGAGGTCGCCGCGGGCGGCGCCTTCGCCGACATCGTGACCAAGACCTCCAACAAGGTCGCGGCCATCTTCACCGGCCACACCCACAAGCAGTACGCGTGGGACGCCCCGGTGCCCGGTGTCGACGGTGCGACCCGTCCGGTCGTCCAGACCGGCAGCTACGGCGAGAACATCGGCCAGGTGCAGCTCACCGTCGACCCCGACACCGACACGGTGACGGCCCACACGGCCCGCAACGTGGCCCGCACGACCGACGCGGACGACGCGCTGGTCGCGGCGTACCCGCGGGTCGCGCAGGTCAAGACGATCGTCGACAAGGCGCTCGCCGACGCGGCCGTGATCGGCAACCAGAAGGTCGGCTCGGTCACCGCGGACATCACGACGGCCTACGCCAACGGCCTGCGTGACGACCGCGCCAGCCAGTCCACCCTCGGCGGCCTCGTCGCGGACTCGCTGCTCGACACCCTCAAGCCGGCCGAGCTGGGCGGCGCCGAGATCGGCGTCGTCAACCCGGGCGGCCTGCGCGCCGAGCTGCTGTACGGCACCGACGGCTCGATCACGTACGCCCAGGCGAACGCGGTCCTGCCGTTCGTGAACAACCTGTGGACCACGACCCTGACCGGGGCCCAGTTCAAGCAGGCGCTCGAGCAGCAGTGGCAGCGCAACGCCGACGGCACCGTGCCCAGCCGGCCGTTCCTCGCGCTCGGCCTCTCGAAGAACGTGAACTACACGTTCGACGAGACCCGCCCCGAGGGCGACCGGATCACGAGCATCCTCGTGAACGGGCAGCCGATCGACCCGGCGAAGTCGTACCGGATCGGGTCGTTCTCGTTCCTGCTGCAGGGCGGGGACAACTTCCGCGCCTTCGTGGGCAGCGACACCCGCGACTCGGGTCTCATCGACCGGGACGCGTGGATCGGCTACCTCCAGCAGCACAGCCCGGTGTCGCCCGACTTCGCCAAGCGCGGCGTCGGCGTGACCGGCGTGCCGACGGGCACCCTCCAGCGCGGCCAGCAGGTCTCGTTCCAGGTGAAGGGTCTCAACCTGACCTCCCTCGGCAGCCCGGCGAACACCGCGCTGGAGCTGACCTGGGCGGGCAGCTCGGCCTCCCTCGGCACCGCGGCGGTGGACGCCACGGGCAACGCGACCGTGACCTTCACGGTCCCGGCCGACGCGGCGGGCGCGAGCAGCCTGGTGCTGCGGGCGACCCCGACGGGCACGACCGTGCAGGTGCCGCTCACCGTGGCGGCCGCCGAGCCCGGCGACCCGAAGCCGACGAAGGACCCGAAGGCCGCCAAGGAGTCGGCGCTGAAGAAGGCCCTGGAGGGTCTCGTCAGCACCGACAAGGCGACCTACAAGCCGGGCGAGCAGATCTCGATCACCGTCGGGAAGAAGCTGGCCGGCCAGTGGGTCTCGGTCTGGGCCTACTCGCAGCCGCAGAACATCGGCGGCGGCTGGGTGCAGGTGCCGGCGAGCGGTGTGCTGACGCTCACCCTCCCGAAGGACATCGGCAACGGCAACCACAAGCTGTCGGTGCAGGACGCCCAGAACGACGTGCTCGGCTGGACGACCATCAAGGTGAAGGCCGACAACGGCCACGGCAGCGGCAACGGCCTGATCGACTGGATCGTCGATGTGATCGGCGGCATCCTCGGCTGGCTGTTCGGGCACTGA
- a CDS encoding LysR family transcriptional regulator: MRIDEIAQFRALAAEGYLALAADALGISQSTLSRTLAKLEAEAGVELFDRRRGRLELNQYGEILLAHAVRAETELENARARIDALRDPSGGTVSIAYVSSFGGWLIPRVVREYRALFPDIRFVLRGGTADTVLDALREGSADLAFLSPDPRDPDIDWHPLTAERLVLGVPVGHPLADRASVTVADLDTVELVALRPGSGLRHIADAYFSAHGVVLDPVIEVTELATLRALVRDGVGVALIPDAPADPGIVAVPLADEASRIVGLARNRTRSESAAAAQFARFVREEYAVLPEEDRRGEPTA, translated from the coding sequence ATGCGCATCGACGAGATCGCCCAGTTCCGCGCGCTGGCCGCCGAGGGGTACCTCGCGCTGGCCGCCGACGCGCTCGGCATCTCGCAGTCGACGCTGTCGCGGACCCTGGCGAAGCTGGAGGCGGAGGCCGGCGTCGAGCTGTTCGACCGCCGCCGCGGCCGGCTCGAGCTGAACCAGTACGGGGAGATCCTGCTGGCCCACGCCGTGCGCGCCGAGACCGAGCTCGAGAACGCCAGGGCGCGCATCGACGCGCTGCGCGACCCGTCCGGCGGCACGGTCTCGATCGCGTACGTGTCGTCGTTCGGCGGCTGGCTCATCCCCCGGGTCGTGCGGGAGTACCGGGCGCTGTTCCCCGACATCCGGTTCGTGCTGCGCGGCGGCACGGCCGACACCGTGCTCGACGCGCTGCGAGAGGGATCGGCGGACCTCGCCTTCCTCAGCCCGGACCCGCGCGACCCCGACATCGACTGGCACCCGCTGACCGCCGAGCGGCTGGTGCTCGGTGTGCCGGTCGGGCATCCCCTCGCCGATCGCGCGAGCGTGACGGTCGCGGACCTCGACACGGTGGAGCTGGTGGCTCTGCGGCCGGGGTCCGGCCTTCGGCACATCGCCGACGCGTACTTCTCGGCGCACGGCGTCGTCCTGGACCCGGTCATCGAGGTGACCGAGCTCGCGACCCTGCGCGCGCTCGTGCGCGACGGCGTCGGCGTCGCGCTCATCCCCGACGCGCCGGCCGACCCCGGCATCGTCGCCGTGCCGCTCGCCGACGAGGCGTCGCGGATCGTGGGGCTCGCCCGCAACCGCACCCGGTCGGAGTCGGCGGCCGCCGCGCAGTTCGCGCGCTTCGTTCGCGAGGAGTACGCAGTGCTGCCGGAGGAGGACCGGCGCGGAGAACCGACCGCGTAG